One Gimesia aquarii DNA segment encodes these proteins:
- a CDS encoding aldehyde dehydrogenase family protein, giving the protein MLEIPVLRWGKPYESFDQQEVVHFETGEPLAKVHQANAGLVKMDMRKAQRARDLLREIPCSKLLEICKNAADLYMTAELPLGNGKQTPEEFCRIQSASTGMPEWMCAGNMKKISFVLENMESILDSLTRGLPLDILTRGYGKEERGVMMSYQANSPVLGLVLPSNSPGVHTLWMPILPMQVGLVLKPGSSEPWTPYRMTEAFYQAGIPRECISVYPGPHDVGSTVTELCQRVMLFGGQQTIDKYKGNPNVQAHGPGFSKILLGDDVVDRWEDYLDLLVDSIFQNGGRSCINASGVWASRHTEAIADAIAKRIGPAGPTSMTDPEAPLAAFTMTGAAKAMNGQIETGLSEPGVTEVTAKYRDGERLIELERCDYLRPTIVHCANTDATLANTEYMFPMASVVQCDQKEMLRKIGPTLVCTAITEDQQWSQQLLDATHIDRLNIGPIKTNALNWLQPHEGNIVEFLYRARAFQNEAPAAH; this is encoded by the coding sequence GTGTTGGAAATACCTGTACTTCGCTGGGGAAAACCTTACGAAAGTTTTGATCAACAGGAAGTCGTTCATTTTGAAACGGGCGAACCTTTGGCCAAAGTCCATCAGGCCAACGCGGGTCTGGTCAAAATGGACATGCGAAAAGCACAGCGTGCCCGCGATTTACTGCGTGAAATTCCCTGTTCAAAACTGCTGGAAATTTGCAAGAACGCTGCCGATCTTTATATGACAGCGGAGCTTCCTTTAGGCAATGGAAAGCAGACACCCGAAGAATTTTGTCGCATTCAATCTGCCAGTACCGGAATGCCAGAGTGGATGTGTGCCGGAAATATGAAAAAGATTTCCTTCGTGCTGGAGAACATGGAATCGATTCTCGATTCTCTGACACGCGGCCTGCCACTGGATATTTTAACCCGTGGATACGGCAAAGAAGAACGTGGCGTGATGATGAGTTATCAGGCGAATTCACCAGTTCTGGGTCTCGTATTGCCATCGAACTCCCCTGGAGTACATACACTGTGGATGCCGATTCTGCCGATGCAGGTTGGGCTTGTGCTTAAGCCAGGATCGTCTGAACCCTGGACTCCCTATCGGATGACCGAAGCCTTCTATCAGGCTGGTATTCCCCGTGAATGTATTTCTGTTTATCCGGGACCGCATGATGTCGGTTCGACAGTCACTGAGCTCTGCCAGCGGGTGATGTTATTCGGCGGTCAACAGACCATTGATAAGTATAAAGGAAATCCGAACGTCCAGGCACATGGCCCCGGTTTCAGTAAAATTCTACTGGGTGACGATGTGGTCGACCGTTGGGAAGACTATCTGGACTTGCTGGTGGATAGTATTTTCCAGAACGGCGGTCGCAGTTGTATTAATGCCTCCGGTGTTTGGGCATCGCGACATACCGAAGCGATTGCGGATGCGATTGCAAAACGCATCGGACCAGCCGGACCGACATCGATGACTGATCCTGAAGCACCACTGGCTGCCTTCACAATGACTGGTGCTGCCAAAGCAATGAATGGTCAAATTGAAACCGGTTTGAGTGAACCGGGAGTGACTGAAGTGACTGCGAAGTATCGGGATGGCGAGCGGCTCATTGAGTTGGAACGGTGCGATTACCTCAGACCGACCATTGTGCATTGTGCGAACACGGATGCCACCCTGGCAAATACGGAGTACATGTTTCCGATGGCGTCGGTCGTACAATGCGATCAAAAAGAGATGTTGAGGAAAATCGGACCAACGTTAGTTTGTACGGCGATTACCGAAGACCAGCAATGGTCCCAGCAGTTGCTCGATGCGACTCATATTGACCGGCTCAACATCGGGCCGATCAAGACAAATGCACTGAACTGGTTACAGCCGCACGAAGGGAATATTGTCGAGTTCCTCTACCGTGCACGTGCATTCCAGAATGAAGCACCGGCCGCACATTAG
- a CDS encoding sensor histidine kinase, with protein sequence MVSSTGHQQIDDRQQEGTSVVETQMRSGNGKALKLMRKVRSGRLRLPITLSVVLMSLNIALMVFWIVLAAQIYWWTALTIGTVVFALILVGLTFYLILTIKEVRLSQRQSDFIDSVTHELKTPIASLKLYLETLQLHSLSDEKRGEFYETMKVELERLDHLISQLLEVKRLDALGMESDPEDIALEPLIRHCARVECNRRHLEVDQIFEFDFEPTVIHTRRILLEMIFRNVIDNAIKYGSAQPRILVQVRLSKGGRVITRIMDNGEGVDPEIRKDIFKIFYRGESELERRKTGTGLGLYIVKTLVHLLGGKVTVHDRLDESGSVFAIDLPGSAES encoded by the coding sequence ATGGTGTCATCCACTGGACATCAACAAATTGATGATCGACAGCAGGAGGGAACTTCTGTTGTTGAGACGCAAATGCGTTCTGGAAATGGTAAGGCCTTGAAGCTGATGCGCAAGGTGCGCAGTGGTCGTTTGCGACTGCCGATTACTCTGAGTGTGGTATTGATGTCTTTGAACATCGCATTGATGGTGTTCTGGATCGTACTGGCCGCCCAAATCTATTGGTGGACTGCTTTGACGATCGGTACCGTCGTGTTTGCGTTGATTCTGGTTGGATTAACTTTCTACTTGATCCTGACAATTAAAGAAGTACGTCTGAGCCAGCGGCAGTCTGATTTTATTGATAGTGTGACCCATGAATTGAAAACTCCCATTGCTTCTCTCAAACTCTATCTGGAAACGCTGCAACTGCATTCGTTGTCAGATGAGAAACGCGGCGAATTTTATGAGACGATGAAAGTCGAGCTGGAGCGACTGGATCATTTAATCTCCCAGTTGCTAGAAGTCAAACGTCTGGATGCGTTAGGCATGGAGTCCGATCCGGAAGATATTGCACTTGAACCATTAATCAGGCATTGTGCACGCGTGGAATGCAACCGACGTCATTTAGAAGTGGATCAGATTTTCGAGTTTGATTTTGAGCCCACCGTAATCCATACGCGACGTATTTTATTGGAAATGATCTTTCGCAATGTGATCGACAACGCCATTAAATATGGTAGTGCACAGCCTCGGATTTTGGTTCAAGTTCGATTGAGTAAAGGCGGCCGTGTAATCACCCGCATTATGGATAATGGGGAAGGCGTTGATCCTGAAATTCGCAAAGATATCTTTAAAATCTTTTACCGCGGCGAAAGTGAACTTGAGAGGCGGAAAACAGGTACGGGTCTGGGACTCTATATTGTGAAAACTTTAGTACATTTATTGGGAGGAAAAGTAACAGTGCATGATCGCCTGGATGAGTCTGGGAGTGTGTTTGCCATCGATTTACCCGGGAGCGCGGAATCATGA
- a CDS encoding amidase: MNLFQTPPQTITDIQVAMKAGQLTCGELLETCFEQIKQKEPLLHAWAYLDEESAFQQAETLDQELKQGKWRGPLHGIPVGIKDIIDVKGMPTKAGFPEREDSPAIRDATVVENLRIEGAIFPGKTVTTQLACFDPPPTRNPWNQEQTPGGSSSGSAAAVAAGMCLAAVGTQTGGSIIRPASFCGVAGLKPTYGMVDRQGLILLSEHLDHIGPIAHTLTDLVMMLDAMTDQATYLPLLIEPVKEAPRIGWLSDFFESKADETMRQAMAITRQKLEAAGATVKNGELPAEFASILENHLNLMQYEMAQNLGKDYEQEPDAYGTAISQVLDAGRAVTDEMYQASLNYQTQIAPQMRKLFSRYEILISPATVGAAPDISTTGDPSLNAPWSMTGFPTISIPVTVTEQGLPLAIQITGHPDKFDDLLLAAQWCEDVLRPGYLEQILS, encoded by the coding sequence ATGAATCTATTCCAGACACCTCCCCAGACAATCACCGACATTCAGGTCGCTATGAAAGCAGGGCAACTTACCTGCGGCGAACTGCTAGAAACCTGTTTCGAACAAATCAAACAAAAAGAACCGCTCCTGCACGCCTGGGCCTATCTCGACGAGGAATCGGCGTTCCAGCAAGCTGAAACTCTTGACCAAGAATTGAAACAAGGCAAATGGAGAGGTCCATTGCATGGCATCCCCGTTGGTATCAAAGACATCATTGATGTTAAAGGTATGCCTACCAAAGCCGGTTTTCCAGAACGCGAAGATTCCCCCGCCATTCGGGATGCGACAGTCGTCGAAAACCTGCGAATCGAAGGCGCTATCTTTCCCGGTAAAACTGTGACGACACAACTAGCCTGTTTTGACCCACCTCCCACACGAAACCCCTGGAATCAGGAGCAGACTCCCGGTGGTTCCTCCAGCGGGTCAGCGGCTGCAGTCGCCGCAGGCATGTGTCTGGCAGCCGTCGGAACACAGACAGGCGGATCGATTATCAGACCTGCTTCGTTCTGTGGAGTTGCTGGCTTGAAACCGACTTATGGTATGGTCGATCGCCAAGGTCTGATTCTACTTTCCGAGCATCTGGATCACATCGGCCCCATCGCCCATACCTTAACGGACCTGGTGATGATGCTGGATGCGATGACGGATCAAGCAACATACCTTCCGCTGTTAATTGAACCGGTCAAAGAGGCCCCACGGATTGGTTGGCTCTCCGATTTCTTCGAAAGCAAAGCAGATGAAACGATGCGTCAGGCGATGGCAATAACTCGACAGAAACTGGAAGCTGCTGGAGCGACAGTCAAAAATGGTGAATTGCCTGCAGAGTTTGCATCGATTCTCGAAAACCATCTGAACTTGATGCAATATGAAATGGCTCAGAATCTAGGGAAGGACTATGAGCAAGAGCCCGATGCTTACGGCACCGCCATCAGTCAGGTTCTGGACGCGGGCAGGGCAGTCACCGATGAAATGTATCAGGCAAGTTTGAACTATCAGACTCAGATTGCCCCTCAAATGAGAAAACTCTTTTCCAGATACGAAATTTTAATCTCACCCGCTACCGTAGGGGCTGCGCCTGATATCTCAACGACGGGTGATCCGAGTCTGAACGCTCCCTGGAGCATGACCGGTTTTCCGACGATTTCCATTCCCGTTACTGTCACGGAACAAGGGCTTCCGCTGGCGATTCAAATCACAGGACACCCCGATAAATTCGACGATCTCCTACTCGCCGCTCAATGGTGCGAAGACGTTTTGCGTCCTGGCTATCTTGAACAGATCTTGTCCTGA
- a CDS encoding response regulator transcription factor, with translation MKLLVVEDEKALSQGLKFNFEQEGYTVLTAEDGPTALNYFRECYETDQDNIDLVVLDLMLPGMSGYEIAKEIRRIDEVVPILVLSARELSEDKAYAFDCGTDQYMTKPFALPELLSRVKNLLKRKSLVQPVTNTSKKLPALYHFGNVTVDFESFEIEVGEERKSLTNLELRLLKYFIEHEGMVLTRSQILEDVWGEQSAYVTTRTIDNFVLRLRKLVETNPAEPVYIVSVRGAGYRFMPEESSE, from the coding sequence ATGAAACTGTTGGTTGTCGAAGATGAAAAAGCACTCTCGCAGGGATTGAAATTCAACTTCGAACAGGAAGGTTATACTGTTCTCACTGCGGAAGATGGCCCGACTGCCCTCAATTACTTCAGAGAGTGTTATGAAACAGATCAAGACAACATTGATCTTGTGGTTCTGGATCTCATGTTACCTGGCATGAGTGGTTACGAAATTGCCAAGGAGATTCGCAGAATTGATGAAGTTGTTCCCATTTTGGTCCTCAGCGCACGAGAACTGAGCGAAGACAAAGCCTATGCATTTGACTGCGGTACCGACCAGTATATGACGAAGCCATTTGCTTTGCCTGAATTACTCAGCCGGGTCAAAAATTTGTTAAAGCGAAAAAGCCTGGTTCAGCCAGTGACAAACACGTCCAAAAAATTGCCGGCCCTCTATCATTTTGGCAATGTGACCGTCGATTTTGAGTCGTTTGAAATTGAAGTCGGAGAGGAACGCAAAAGCTTGACAAATCTTGAATTGAGATTACTCAAGTATTTCATTGAACATGAAGGTATGGTACTCACCCGCTCTCAAATCTTGGAAGACGTCTGGGGGGAGCAATCCGCTTATGTGACAACACGTACGATCGACAATTTTGTTCTGCGATTACGCAAGTTGGTTGAGACGAATCCCGCGGAACCCGTGTATATCGTTTCCGTGCGTGGTGCTGGCTATCGCTTTATGCCAGAGGAATCTTCAGAGTGA
- a CDS encoding DUF2784 domain-containing protein has product MEFLATELLYRIGADLTVVIHFSFVMFVLLGQILILIGALAGWKWVRNFKFRMIHLLSILFVVLESLVGVTCPLTTFEKWLRDQAGEVSYQGDFIAACVHEALFMEAPPWVFTLCYSLFGLFVLITFFLAPPQRAKKQEVTKET; this is encoded by the coding sequence ATGGAATTCCTCGCAACAGAGTTACTGTACCGTATTGGTGCCGATCTAACTGTCGTAATTCATTTCTCTTTTGTCATGTTTGTTCTATTAGGACAAATACTGATTCTCATCGGTGCGCTGGCAGGATGGAAGTGGGTTCGTAATTTCAAATTCCGCATGATCCACCTTCTTTCTATCCTGTTCGTGGTGCTCGAATCGCTGGTGGGAGTAACCTGTCCTTTAACAACATTCGAAAAATGGTTGCGCGATCAGGCGGGTGAAGTCAGCTATCAAGGCGATTTTATTGCAGCCTGTGTTCATGAAGCCTTGTTCATGGAAGCACCTCCCTGGGTGTTTACACTCTGCTATAGCCTATTTGGTCTCTTTGTGTTGATCACGTTTTTTCTTGCTCCTCCTCAAAGAGCGAAAAAGCAAGAGGTCACAAAAGAAACTTAA
- a CDS encoding GNAT family N-acetyltransferase → MDFTDTYFRRFRMEIDLYNARLEDSKLPDGYRWCPWELTTVDRHAIVKYHSFKSELDAKVFPCLGEYEGCHKLMTDISRQRNFLATGTWLITWDGMGNEDPVDCGTIQAIVPSKIMGAVQNVGITPKHRGMGLGRALVNKCLIGFREAGMKRVYLEVTADNEPAINLYRSIGFRLTRTLYKPSQHVEAPSY, encoded by the coding sequence ATGGATTTTACCGATACGTATTTTCGTAGATTTCGAATGGAGATCGATTTATACAATGCGCGTCTGGAGGATTCCAAACTCCCCGACGGGTATCGCTGGTGTCCCTGGGAACTCACCACCGTCGATCGCCATGCGATCGTCAAATACCACAGCTTCAAATCAGAATTGGATGCCAAGGTGTTTCCCTGTCTTGGCGAATACGAGGGTTGCCACAAATTGATGACCGATATTTCTCGCCAGCGCAACTTTCTGGCGACGGGCACCTGGCTGATTACCTGGGACGGTATGGGCAATGAAGATCCCGTCGACTGTGGAACGATTCAAGCCATCGTGCCCAGTAAGATCATGGGTGCGGTTCAGAATGTGGGCATCACCCCCAAACATCGCGGCATGGGATTGGGCCGAGCCCTGGTCAATAAATGTCTGATCGGATTCCGCGAAGCGGGTATGAAACGTGTGTACCTGGAAGTCACCGCCGACAACGAACCGGCGATCAACCTCTATCGCTCAATCGGTTTTCGCCTCACACGGACTCTCTACAAACCAAGCCAACACGTGGAAGCCCCCTCCTATTAA
- a CDS encoding SDR family oxidoreductase — protein sequence MSGLENKNIVVSGGGTGIGAACALSLAKAGANVMIGGRRLEPLEKTAAEAEGKIKCHVLDVADRESVSMFFAAVNQQLGQIDILVNCAGINCRDRSMEVVSPEDWDRLMNVNATGAFNCMQAVLPQMRERQDGLIINICSVSGIRAGLLGGVAYNASKFAMTALGTTVAQEEKDRGVRISTIYPGEVETPILDDRPVPVSKEHRAKILQPEDVAAAVMMICHLPPRAHVPDLTIKPTTAAFV from the coding sequence ATGTCAGGACTAGAAAACAAAAATATCGTTGTTTCCGGTGGAGGCACTGGAATCGGGGCCGCCTGTGCTTTGAGTTTAGCCAAAGCAGGTGCCAATGTCATGATTGGTGGCAGACGTCTTGAGCCACTTGAAAAAACTGCTGCAGAAGCCGAAGGGAAAATCAAATGTCATGTGCTGGACGTCGCTGACCGTGAGAGTGTCTCAATGTTCTTCGCGGCTGTAAATCAGCAGTTAGGCCAGATTGATATTCTCGTAAATTGTGCAGGTATCAACTGTCGTGACCGTTCCATGGAAGTCGTCTCACCTGAAGATTGGGACCGTTTAATGAACGTGAATGCGACTGGGGCCTTCAATTGTATGCAGGCTGTACTGCCCCAAATGCGAGAGCGTCAGGACGGCTTGATTATTAACATCTGCTCTGTCTCTGGAATTCGGGCTGGTCTGTTAGGGGGAGTTGCCTATAATGCTTCTAAATTCGCGATGACAGCGCTCGGTACGACGGTCGCTCAGGAAGAAAAAGACCGTGGAGTACGCATCTCCACAATCTATCCAGGTGAAGTGGAAACCCCGATTCTGGATGATCGACCTGTTCCCGTCAGTAAAGAACATCGTGCCAAAATATTACAGCCGGAAGATGTTGCTGCTGCAGTGATGATGATTTGTCATCTCCCTCCACGTGCTCATGTTCCTGATTTAACAATTAAACCCACAACAGCCGCTTTTGTTTGA
- a CDS encoding acyl-CoA desaturase, producing the protein MSSVTLEEPVQKDSAVSPQITKSKKREEREQILAKFHKENLKWSNVDWVVLLWMIGIHVGAVAAFFFISWQAIVTCLVLHWATASIGICLGFHRYMSHKSFKLKAPAEFFVLLCGVLSGEGSPLTWAATHRLHHQKSDKDGDPHSPFEGTWWSHILWLFVYRSKEINDKFAEHYIPDFKDRPMIQFFEKTYPLWLVASGFAMFGAGYAMGGNYMGWSMLLWGLCARMAFVYNSTWFVNSATHLWGYRNYETTDQSKNLWWVAIVAYGEGWHNNHHAHPSVAPAGHRKWEFDITWWSIKLLRAVGLAYDVNDRIPERNATPEVDPEPGKNGIVVKS; encoded by the coding sequence ATGTCGAGTGTCACCCTGGAGGAACCTGTTCAAAAAGACTCGGCTGTTTCACCGCAAATCACGAAATCAAAAAAACGTGAAGAGCGTGAGCAGATTCTTGCCAAGTTTCATAAGGAAAATTTGAAATGGAGTAATGTGGATTGGGTTGTCCTGTTGTGGATGATCGGAATTCATGTGGGTGCCGTCGCCGCCTTCTTTTTCATCTCGTGGCAGGCAATCGTCACTTGTCTGGTACTGCATTGGGCGACAGCCAGTATCGGTATTTGTCTGGGCTTTCACCGCTATATGTCACACAAATCTTTTAAGCTCAAAGCACCTGCGGAATTCTTTGTTTTACTGTGTGGTGTGTTGTCGGGTGAAGGTTCCCCATTAACGTGGGCTGCCACGCACCGGTTACATCATCAAAAGTCAGACAAGGATGGTGATCCCCATTCTCCTTTTGAAGGAACCTGGTGGTCTCACATTCTGTGGTTGTTCGTCTATCGTAGTAAAGAAATCAACGACAAATTTGCGGAACACTATATTCCCGACTTTAAAGATCGCCCGATGATTCAGTTCTTCGAAAAGACATACCCTCTCTGGTTGGTTGCCTCTGGGTTTGCCATGTTTGGTGCAGGCTATGCTATGGGTGGCAATTATATGGGCTGGTCAATGTTGCTCTGGGGCTTATGTGCCCGTATGGCATTTGTCTACAACTCAACCTGGTTCGTGAATTCTGCAACACACCTGTGGGGCTATCGCAATTACGAAACGACAGATCAGTCGAAAAATCTTTGGTGGGTTGCCATCGTTGCTTACGGCGAAGGCTGGCATAACAATCACCATGCTCATCCTTCTGTTGCGCCCGCCGGTCACCGTAAATGGGAATTTGATATTACCTGGTGGTCGATCAAGCTTTTGCGGGCAGTGGGTTTGGCTTATGATGTTAACGATCGCATCCCTGAGCGAAATGCAACACCGGAAGTCGACCCCGAACCGGGAAAAAACGGGATTGTTGTTAAGTCGTAA
- a CDS encoding mandelate racemase/muconate lactonizing enzyme family protein — translation MHAQNQSITMFTTNRISRRKFLATSLAGVAGSGILTTISHSVQAAEKRVAKKHLQIERIERTTVKVPFREVPARNMARELPHWAYTEIIEVHLKSGHVGFGETLLYYTWNATSDEAVQQAQGKNAAELMWDDELGAGLQMALFDAVAKAAEVPVHALLGKKINEQTPLSWWNIDTSVKDMALECAEAYKQGYMSYKTKGRPWFDVWAQVEEASKVVPENFKIDMDFNDTLLDAKRAIPILKDLAEFPQVDIFESPIFQTDIAGNKKLMAATDVNIAMHYGIPSPLIAIRENICDGFVIGHGASELMAAGAVAAMADKPFWLQLVGTGITAAFSLHFGGVLSHATWPAVNCHQLYKHNLLTEPIVVKDGFAQVPDKPGLGYELDRDLIEKLRVKKPSARPDPPRLIETTWKDGRKMYFGNTGEVNFVLTAGQEGKVPFFERGVDTRLVPNDGSKEWKELYRKASQQPFLIKG, via the coding sequence GTGCACGCACAGAATCAATCGATAACAATGTTTACAACGAACCGAATCTCCCGAAGAAAATTTTTGGCAACCAGTCTGGCCGGCGTTGCAGGTTCCGGAATTCTGACCACGATTTCCCATTCTGTGCAGGCAGCAGAAAAACGGGTAGCAAAGAAGCATTTACAAATCGAACGTATCGAGCGAACCACGGTGAAAGTTCCCTTTCGGGAAGTGCCTGCCCGGAACATGGCGCGTGAATTGCCGCATTGGGCTTATACCGAAATTATCGAAGTGCATTTAAAATCGGGCCATGTCGGTTTCGGTGAGACCCTGCTCTACTATACCTGGAATGCGACGTCCGACGAGGCGGTGCAGCAGGCGCAAGGCAAGAATGCCGCCGAGTTAATGTGGGATGACGAATTGGGAGCCGGTCTGCAAATGGCTCTATTCGATGCGGTCGCGAAAGCAGCCGAGGTTCCCGTGCACGCATTACTGGGAAAGAAGATTAATGAGCAGACTCCCCTCTCCTGGTGGAACATCGATACTTCGGTCAAAGATATGGCTCTGGAATGTGCCGAGGCTTATAAGCAGGGCTATATGTCCTACAAAACCAAAGGCCGTCCATGGTTCGATGTCTGGGCGCAAGTCGAAGAGGCGAGCAAAGTCGTTCCCGAGAACTTCAAAATCGACATGGACTTCAACGATACGTTGCTCGATGCTAAGCGGGCGATTCCGATTCTGAAAGATCTGGCCGAGTTCCCGCAGGTCGATATTTTTGAGTCTCCCATCTTTCAAACCGACATCGCCGGAAACAAAAAGTTGATGGCGGCCACCGATGTGAATATCGCCATGCATTATGGGATCCCCAGTCCACTGATTGCGATTCGCGAAAACATCTGCGATGGTTTTGTGATTGGTCACGGAGCCAGTGAGCTGATGGCCGCCGGAGCAGTCGCTGCGATGGCGGACAAACCGTTCTGGTTACAATTAGTCGGCACGGGAATTACCGCTGCCTTCTCATTGCATTTTGGTGGAGTTCTGAGCCATGCGACGTGGCCAGCAGTAAATTGTCACCAGCTTTATAAGCACAATCTGTTAACCGAACCGATTGTCGTCAAAGACGGATTTGCCCAAGTTCCCGATAAGCCGGGACTGGGCTATGAACTGGATCGTGATTTGATTGAAAAACTCCGCGTCAAAAAACCGTCCGCTCGCCCGGACCCGCCTCGTTTAATCGAAACGACATGGAAAGATGGCCGGAAGATGTATTTCGGTAACACGGGTGAAGTGAATTTTGTACTCACCGCAGGGCAGGAAGGAAAGGTTCCCTTCTTCGAACGTGGTGTCGATACACGTCTGGTTCCGAACGATGGCTCGAAAGAATGGAAAGAACTGTATCGCAAAGCCAGCCAACAACCATTCTTAATTAAAGGGTAA
- a CDS encoding YheT family hydrolase: protein MKSDLEFPLFIPHRFYRNPHLQTIVGQFHSRIKTSYQAEQHSCRLPDNDLLILHDDCPGNWMLGDRVVILLHGLSGCHGSSYMIRMAHKLNQKGVRVFRMDLRGCGAGTGLAKSPYHAGSFLDLQVALERIESLCPRSPIGIAGFSLGGTITLNFLGRYAASSDLVDRAVVLNPPLQLSESVKVFGRPLFGRYQRHFVSNLIKHVRKSHLFKEHTHKISGENYPRSMLAFDDQFTAPLAGFESAEDYYSQCSPAEVLKEISVPTLIISAQDDPLVPVTTYQDALENLSDHDKVTLHLTRHGGHLGYISGPTSDPDPRWSDWRIMDWLLCESPESLAGQIRERSRQPLAQSA from the coding sequence ATGAAGAGTGATTTGGAATTTCCACTATTTATTCCACACCGATTTTATCGAAATCCGCACCTGCAAACGATTGTAGGGCAATTTCACTCGCGGATTAAAACCAGCTATCAGGCTGAGCAGCACAGCTGCCGCTTGCCTGATAATGATCTGCTGATCCTGCACGACGATTGTCCCGGTAATTGGATGCTGGGAGATCGTGTTGTCATTTTACTACACGGTCTCTCGGGGTGTCACGGCAGCTCCTACATGATTCGCATGGCGCACAAACTCAATCAAAAGGGAGTGCGCGTTTTTCGGATGGATTTACGAGGTTGCGGAGCAGGGACCGGATTAGCAAAATCTCCCTATCATGCCGGCAGCTTCCTGGACTTGCAAGTTGCTCTTGAACGCATCGAGTCGTTGTGTCCTCGTTCACCCATCGGTATCGCGGGCTTTTCACTTGGTGGTACAATCACCCTGAATTTTTTGGGGAGATACGCTGCTTCGTCTGATCTGGTAGACCGCGCAGTGGTCCTCAATCCTCCGTTACAATTATCCGAGAGCGTGAAAGTCTTCGGCAGACCTTTATTTGGAAGATACCAACGGCACTTCGTCAGTAATCTGATTAAACATGTCCGGAAATCACATCTCTTTAAAGAACATACACATAAGATTTCGGGAGAGAACTACCCCAGGAGCATGCTCGCTTTTGACGATCAATTCACGGCACCTCTTGCCGGGTTTGAATCGGCAGAAGATTATTATTCACAATGCAGTCCTGCAGAAGTCCTGAAAGAGATCAGTGTCCCCACATTAATCATCTCAGCACAGGATGATCCTCTGGTTCCTGTCACAACATACCAGGATGCACTGGAAAATTTGTCAGATCACGACAAAGTGACTCTGCACTTGACCAGGCATGGTGGTCACCTGGGTTATATCTCCGGTCCCACATCGGACCCCGACCCGCGCTGGTCAGACTGGCGCATCATGGATTGGCTGCTCTGTGAATCACCTGAAAGCCTCGCAGGCCAAATTCGGGAGCGCTCTCGCCAACCGCTTGCACAGTCGGCCTGA